In a genomic window of Oreochromis aureus strain Israel breed Guangdong linkage group 13, ZZ_aureus, whole genome shotgun sequence:
- the fbxo5 gene encoding F-box only protein 5 has translation MSHSNGIIMKFAACESPRASAVEAKASPIKELIPIKPLCSPVKVTTVLFSPKNNTSAIHDKENSTGIVHDRTLEFEDSGYLSLQNSQIEYHHENEEDDHLLGKPTVVLSTSTNQGIPHNSPSKCQVRSTPIQPEAVCTPVVRPQRRTAVYSSSTPSGHHSDGPLPILNFQQVVCEELAKSYEKNKRYDWSIVTKVAENFLLDRVIGRQMGLEYIDIFQFLLARNMKCILTKILAFLEDSDLISCKKVSRTWRKIICEDTAALRRCHRAEQELRESRNSLRQRGIGLTRDVAVSRMVLSCMQTMASSKTPSSSSSSSTPSCMTTRRAAASQRGSTPTSRCSRFNEYIQAASTLKQHESLRACKRCGSPATHLNEVQKATCTRPSCLFTFCTRCQESFHGSTPCRTVTPRANFSKTSPLRPGSARSKRNIRRL, from the exons ATGTCTCATTCTAACGGAATCATCATGAAGTTTGCCGCGTGCGAATCTCCAAGAGCCTCTGCCGTGGAGGCCAAAGCTTCCCCAATAAAAGAGCTCATCCCCATCAAACCTCTGTGTTCCCCTGTAAAGGTGACCACTGTGTTGTTCTCTCCGAAGAACAACACCAGTGCAATCCACGACAAGGAAAACAGCACTGGCATAGTGCATGACAGGACTCTGGAGTTTGAGGACAGTGGTTATCTGTCTCTGCAAAACAGTCAGATTGAATATCACCATGAGAACGAAGAGGATGACCACCTCCTGGGAAAGCCCACAGTAGTGCTGTCTACTTCTACAAATCAAGGAATTCCACATAATTCTCCTTCAAAATGCCAAGTGAGGAGCACCCCTATTCAGCCGGAGGCAGTCTGCACTCCTGTGGTTCGTCCCCAGAGGAGAACTGCGGTATACTCGTCGTCCACCCCATCAGGCCATCACAGCGATGGCCCCCTGCCTATACTGAACTTCCAGCAGGTTGTGTGTGAAGAACTTGCTAAGAGCTATGAGAAGAATAAGAG GTACGACTGGAGCATTGTCACAAAAGTTGCAGAGAATTTTCTTTTGGATCGGGTGATTGGACGTCAGATGGGCTTGGAGTACATCGATATCTTTCAGTTTCTGCTGGCCAGAAacatgaaatgtatcctgacaaaGATCCTGGCCTTTCTGGAAGACTCGGACCTCATTAG TTGTAAGAAAGTGAGCAGGACTTGGAGGAAAATCATCTGTGAAGATACAGCAGCTCTGAGGCGGTGTCACCGAGCTGAGCAGGAACTAAGG GAGTCAAGGAACTCTCTGAGACAGAGGGGCATTGGTTTGACAAGAGATGTGGCCGTCTCCAGGATGGTGCTGTCCTGCATGCAGACCATGGCTTCCTCAAAGactccatcttcatcatcctcctcGTCCACCCCCAGCTGCATGACCACCAGACGGGCTGCTGCCTCTCAGAGGGGCAGCACACCCACCTCCCGATGCTCACGCTTCAACGAGTACATCCAG GCTGCCAGCACTCTGAAGCAGCACGAGTCTCTTCGTGCCTGCAAGCGCTGCGGCTCACCAGCAACACATCTGAATGAGGTTCAGAAAGCTACGTGCACTCGCCCTAGTTGTCTCTTCACCTTCTGCACTCGCTGTCAGGAGTCTTTCCATGGCTCGACCCCCTGCAGAACCGTGACGCCCCGAGCCAACTTCTCTAAGACATCACCGCTCCGACCGGGGAGCGCTCGCAGCAAGAGGAACATCAGGCGACTGTGA
- the mtrf1l gene encoding peptide chain release factor 1-like, mitochondrial isoform X2, giving the protein MAYRRLLNLLPRGKESAYNLWIPRFQKPPYVLNRTVENRAKRTLYTSTPLMMKLLSVDEIFARKSLQEHLRKTEAEYSECLQAISGNLVKEQCSEDELKAKRTKVSLLAPLIQTIRELDTKQKEIAETETLLKDEDPCLRELAEVERAGCLEDIQTLRQKILDLLIPEEEIDLSDLVLEVTAGVGGQEAMLFTAEVFDMYQGFAHHHGWSFDILEHTTSELGGLRHASASISGPQSYKRMKFEAGVHRVQRVPKTEKQGRMHTSTMTVAVLPQPTEISFTINPKDLRIDTKRASGAGGQHVNTTDSAVRIVHLPTGVVAECQQERSQLKNREKAMKSLRAKLYSMKLEEETSKRYNQRKIQIGTKGRSEKIRTYNFSQDRITDHRIGMTLHDLKSFLLGEDLLDEMNSSLQEFSSQEILMELLGENSQDSS; this is encoded by the exons ATGGCTTACAGAAGACTTCTAAACCTTCTGCCCAGAGGAAAAGAGTCTGCCTATAATCTATGGATACCTCGCTTTCAAAAGCCACCATATGTCTTAAACCGAACTGTTGAAAATAGAGCTAAAAGAACTCTTTACACCAGCACACCACTGATGATGAAGTTGTTGTCAGTGGATGAGATTTTTGCCAGGAAGTCTCTGCAGGAGCACCTAAGGAAGACTGAGGCAGAGTACAGTGAATGTTTACAAGCCATCAGTGGCAATTTGGTAAAGGAGCAGTGCAGTGAGGATGAACTGAAGGCCAAGAGGACCAAAGTGTCCCTGCTGGCTCCTCTTATCCAGACCATCAGAGAGCTGGACACCAAGCAAAAAGAGATTGCAGAGACTGAGACGCTTCTGAAAG ATGAAGACCCATGTTTGCGGGAACTGGCAGAGGTGGAGAGAGCAGGCTGTTTGGAAGATATTCAAACTCTTAGACAAAAG ATTCTGGATCTATTGATTCCAGAGGAGGAGATTGATCTGAGTGACCTCGTCCTGGAGGTCACCGCTGGCGTTGGTGGTCAAGAAGCCATGCTGTTCACTGCTGAG GTGTTTGACATGTACCAGGGCTTTGCTCATCACCACGGCTGGTCCTTTGACATCCTGGAGCACACAACCAGTGAGCTAG GTGGACTACGTCACGCCTCAGCTAGTATCAGCGGCCCTCAGAGCTACAAAAGGATGAAGTTTGAGGCAGGAGTTCATCGCGTTCAGAGGGTTCccaagactgaaaaacagggcCGGATGCACACCAGCACCATGACTGTGGCTGTGCTGCCCCAGCCCACTGAG ATCTCTTTCACAATAAACCCAAAGGACCTCAGGATAGACACTAAGAGGGCGAGTGGAGCTGGAGGTCAACATGTCAACACCACAGACAGCGCTGTCAGGATAGTTCATCTTCCTACAG gtGTGGTTGCGGAATGCCAGCAGGAGCGGTCCCAACTGAAGAACAGGGAGAAAGCCATGAAGTCCCTGAGAGCAAAACTGTACAGCATGAAGCTGGAAGAGGAGACCAGCAAACGCTACAACCAGCGGAAAATACAG ATCGGCACTAAAGGACGATCAGAGAAGATTCGGACCTACAACTTTTCCCAAGATCGCATAACAGACCACCGGATCGGCATGACTCTGCACGATTTAAAAAGCTTCCTGCTGGGAGAGGATCTTCTGGACGAGATGAACTCCTCACTTCAGGAGTTTTCCAGCCAGGAGATTCTCATGGAACTGCTGGGAGAAAACAGTCAGGACAGCTCATGA
- the mtrf1l gene encoding peptide chain release factor 1-like, mitochondrial isoform X1, whose protein sequence is MNISATSTCKMAYRRLLNLLPRGKESAYNLWIPRFQKPPYVLNRTVENRAKRTLYTSTPLMMKLLSVDEIFARKSLQEHLRKTEAEYSECLQAISGNLVKEQCSEDELKAKRTKVSLLAPLIQTIRELDTKQKEIAETETLLKDEDPCLRELAEVERAGCLEDIQTLRQKILDLLIPEEEIDLSDLVLEVTAGVGGQEAMLFTAEVFDMYQGFAHHHGWSFDILEHTTSELGGLRHASASISGPQSYKRMKFEAGVHRVQRVPKTEKQGRMHTSTMTVAVLPQPTEISFTINPKDLRIDTKRASGAGGQHVNTTDSAVRIVHLPTGVVAECQQERSQLKNREKAMKSLRAKLYSMKLEEETSKRYNQRKIQIGTKGRSEKIRTYNFSQDRITDHRIGMTLHDLKSFLLGEDLLDEMNSSLQEFSSQEILMELLGENSQDSS, encoded by the exons A TGAATATTTCAGCCACATCTACATGTAAAATGGCTTACAGAAGACTTCTAAACCTTCTGCCCAGAGGAAAAGAGTCTGCCTATAATCTATGGATACCTCGCTTTCAAAAGCCACCATATGTCTTAAACCGAACTGTTGAAAATAGAGCTAAAAGAACTCTTTACACCAGCACACCACTGATGATGAAGTTGTTGTCAGTGGATGAGATTTTTGCCAGGAAGTCTCTGCAGGAGCACCTAAGGAAGACTGAGGCAGAGTACAGTGAATGTTTACAAGCCATCAGTGGCAATTTGGTAAAGGAGCAGTGCAGTGAGGATGAACTGAAGGCCAAGAGGACCAAAGTGTCCCTGCTGGCTCCTCTTATCCAGACCATCAGAGAGCTGGACACCAAGCAAAAAGAGATTGCAGAGACTGAGACGCTTCTGAAAG ATGAAGACCCATGTTTGCGGGAACTGGCAGAGGTGGAGAGAGCAGGCTGTTTGGAAGATATTCAAACTCTTAGACAAAAG ATTCTGGATCTATTGATTCCAGAGGAGGAGATTGATCTGAGTGACCTCGTCCTGGAGGTCACCGCTGGCGTTGGTGGTCAAGAAGCCATGCTGTTCACTGCTGAG GTGTTTGACATGTACCAGGGCTTTGCTCATCACCACGGCTGGTCCTTTGACATCCTGGAGCACACAACCAGTGAGCTAG GTGGACTACGTCACGCCTCAGCTAGTATCAGCGGCCCTCAGAGCTACAAAAGGATGAAGTTTGAGGCAGGAGTTCATCGCGTTCAGAGGGTTCccaagactgaaaaacagggcCGGATGCACACCAGCACCATGACTGTGGCTGTGCTGCCCCAGCCCACTGAG ATCTCTTTCACAATAAACCCAAAGGACCTCAGGATAGACACTAAGAGGGCGAGTGGAGCTGGAGGTCAACATGTCAACACCACAGACAGCGCTGTCAGGATAGTTCATCTTCCTACAG gtGTGGTTGCGGAATGCCAGCAGGAGCGGTCCCAACTGAAGAACAGGGAGAAAGCCATGAAGTCCCTGAGAGCAAAACTGTACAGCATGAAGCTGGAAGAGGAGACCAGCAAACGCTACAACCAGCGGAAAATACAG ATCGGCACTAAAGGACGATCAGAGAAGATTCGGACCTACAACTTTTCCCAAGATCGCATAACAGACCACCGGATCGGCATGACTCTGCACGATTTAAAAAGCTTCCTGCTGGGAGAGGATCTTCTGGACGAGATGAACTCCTCACTTCAGGAGTTTTCCAGCCAGGAGATTCTCATGGAACTGCTGGGAGAAAACAGTCAGGACAGCTCATGA
- the mtrf1l gene encoding peptide chain release factor 1-like, mitochondrial isoform X3, which yields MLFTAEVFDMYQGFAHHHGWSFDILEHTTSELGGLRHASASISGPQSYKRMKFEAGVHRVQRVPKTEKQGRMHTSTMTVAVLPQPTEISFTINPKDLRIDTKRASGAGGQHVNTTDSAVRIVHLPTGVVAECQQERSQLKNREKAMKSLRAKLYSMKLEEETSKRYNQRKIQIGTKGRSEKIRTYNFSQDRITDHRIGMTLHDLKSFLLGEDLLDEMNSSLQEFSSQEILMELLGENSQDSS from the exons ATGCTGTTCACTGCTGAG GTGTTTGACATGTACCAGGGCTTTGCTCATCACCACGGCTGGTCCTTTGACATCCTGGAGCACACAACCAGTGAGCTAG GTGGACTACGTCACGCCTCAGCTAGTATCAGCGGCCCTCAGAGCTACAAAAGGATGAAGTTTGAGGCAGGAGTTCATCGCGTTCAGAGGGTTCccaagactgaaaaacagggcCGGATGCACACCAGCACCATGACTGTGGCTGTGCTGCCCCAGCCCACTGAG ATCTCTTTCACAATAAACCCAAAGGACCTCAGGATAGACACTAAGAGGGCGAGTGGAGCTGGAGGTCAACATGTCAACACCACAGACAGCGCTGTCAGGATAGTTCATCTTCCTACAG gtGTGGTTGCGGAATGCCAGCAGGAGCGGTCCCAACTGAAGAACAGGGAGAAAGCCATGAAGTCCCTGAGAGCAAAACTGTACAGCATGAAGCTGGAAGAGGAGACCAGCAAACGCTACAACCAGCGGAAAATACAG ATCGGCACTAAAGGACGATCAGAGAAGATTCGGACCTACAACTTTTCCCAAGATCGCATAACAGACCACCGGATCGGCATGACTCTGCACGATTTAAAAAGCTTCCTGCTGGGAGAGGATCTTCTGGACGAGATGAACTCCTCACTTCAGGAGTTTTCCAGCCAGGAGATTCTCATGGAACTGCTGGGAGAAAACAGTCAGGACAGCTCATGA